One segment of Labrus mixtus chromosome 10, fLabMix1.1, whole genome shotgun sequence DNA contains the following:
- the LOC132981976 gene encoding protocadherin gamma-A12-like: protein MGLKLSSVVFFLLWQTVNGDVSYSVQEEMKLGSLIGKIAKDLSLDSRRLSARNARVDGSGKRKRFCEINLSTGDLIVAERIDREELCGEKLSCVVKRDLVLENPLELHPFTLHIQDINDNSPQFNEEIINIEIQESAVRGARFVIEEAHDADVGQNSVQQYSLRKNDNFILAANGNTIELVLDKELDREKQKEINLLLTALDGGSPQRSGTVVIHVTVLDANDNAPVFSQAVYKASLPENSPLGTVVVTVSATDADEGVNGDVTYEFGHVPEDVKKIFSIDRKTGIIKLNGLIDYETVSSYDLRIRARDGLGLSSYSKVTIDITDVNDNIPVIYLKSLANPIPENVSPGTEVGIINVQDADSDNNQLVRCSIQQNVPFKLVPSIKNYYSVVSTGQLDRELVSDYNITITATDEGSPPLSSSKTVQLSVADINDNPPVFEEQSYSAYVSENNKPGSTLCSVSARDPDWRQNGTVVYSLLSGEVNGAPVSSYVSVNGDTGVIHAVRSFDYEQFRNFKVHVMARDNGSPPLSSNVTVSVFISDVNDNSPQILYPAPEGNSFMTELVPKAAHGGSLVSKVIAVDADSGQNAWLSYHIVKSTDPGLFTIGVHSGEIRTQRDISESDSMKQNLIVSVKDNGQPSLSDTCSMYLLISDNLAEVPELKDISYDEKNSKLTSYLIIALVCVSTFFLTFIIIIMGVRFCRRRKPRLLFDGAVAIPSAYLPPNYADVDGTGTLRSAYNYDAYLTTGSRTSDFKFVSSYNDNTLPADQTLRKSPTDFADVFGDCDDSPEVGTFFK from the coding sequence actccagAAGACTGTCTGCCAGAAACGCCCGCGTCGATGGATCAGGGAAGCGTAAACGTTTTTGCGAAATCAATCTCAGTACCGGAGATTTGATTGTTGCCGAACGGATTGACCGGGAGGAGCTGTGTGGGGAGAAGCTGTCGTGTGTTGTAAAACGCGACCTTGTGCTGGAGAATCCACTGGAGTTGCATCCCTTCACTCTACACATTCAAGATATCAACGATAACTCCCCACAATTCAACGAAGAAATTATCAATATTGAAATTCAGGAGTCTGCTGTCAGAGGAGCTCGTTTTGTGATAGAGGAGGCGCATGATGCGGATGTAGGACAAAACTCAGTTCAACAGTACAGCCTGAGAAAGAATGACAATTTCATTTTGGCTGCTAATGGAAACACAATCGAGCTTGTTCTTGATAAAGAGCTCGATCGAGAGAAGCAAAAAGAGATCAATTTGCTCCTCACAGCTTTAGATGGAGGCTCTCCTCAGAGATCAGGTACAGTAGTCATACACGTCACTGTCCTGGATGCTAATGATAACGCCCCAGTGTTCAGTCAGGCCGTCTATAAAGCCAGTCTGCCTGAAAACTCTCCTTTAGGTACTGTGGTGGTCACAGTGAGTGCTACTGATGCAGACGAGGGAGTTAATGGAGATGTGACTTATGAATTTGGACATGTTCCTGAAGATGTAAAGAAGATTTTTAGTATTGACCGTAAAACCGGAATAATCAAATTGAATGGTTTGATCGACTATGAAACTGTTTCGTCATATGATTTGCGAATTAGAGCTAGGGATGGTTTGGGATTATCTTCATACTCAAAGGTAACCATTGATATCACCGATGTCAACGACAACATCcctgtaatttatttgaaatctCTGGCAAATCCAATACCTGAGAACGTGTCACCTGGTACAGAGGTGGGCATCATTAACGTGCAGGATGCAGATTCTGATAATAACCAACTGGTCCGCTGCTCCATTCAGCAAAATGTCCCTTTTAAGTTGGTTCCTTCTATTAAAAACTATTATTCTGTGGTGAGCACAGGACAACTGGACCGTGAACTAGTGTCTGATTACAATATTACAATCACTGCCACTGACGAGGGCTCTccacctctgtcctcctctaaaACTGTTCAGTTATCTGTAGCGGACATCAACGACAACCCACCTGTGTTTGAGGAACAGTCGTACAGCGCATATGTGAGTGAAAATAACAAACCTGGCTCCACTTTATGTTCCGTTAGTGCTCGAGACCCCGACTGGAGACAGAACGGTACAGTGGTTTATTCTCTGTTATCCGGTGAGGTGAACGGTGCCCCGGTGTCCTCCTATGTGTCTGTGAACGGAGACACGGGGGTGATCCACGCTGTGAGGTCGTTTGATTATGAACAGTTCAGGAACTTTAAGGTGCACGTGATGGCCAGAGACAACGGTTCTCCTCCACTCAGCAGCAACGTGACCGTGAGTGTGTTCATATCGGATGTGAATGATAACTCTCCTCAGATACTGTACCCCGCCCCGGAGGGAAACTCCTTCATGACCGAGCTGGTCCCCAAAGCTGCACACGGAGGCTCTCTGGTGTCCAAAGTGATAGCGGTGGACGCGGACTCCGGACAGAACGCCTGGCTGTCCTATCATATAGTGAAATCCACTGATCCGGGACTTTTCACTATTGGTGTCCACAGCGGAGAGATCAGGACCCAGCGGGACATTTCTGAGTCTGACAGCATGAAACAGAACCTTATTGTGTCAGTGAAAGATAACGGACAGCCCTCTCTGTCTGACACCTGTTCCATGTATTTACTGATTTCTGATAACTTGGCCGAGGTGCCAGaactgaaggacatttcttATGATGAGAAGAACTCCAAACTGACCTCTTATCTGATCATCGCgctggtgtgtgtgtccaccttttttctgaccttcatcatcatcatcatgggtgTGAGGTTTTGTCGCAGGAGAAAGCCCAGACTGTTGTTTGACGGAGCAGTCGCCATCCCCAGCGCTTATCTTCCTCCTAATTACGCAGATGTTGACGGCACAGGAACTTTACGCAGCGCTTACAATTATGACGCCTACCTGACAACAGGGTCTCGAACCAGTGACTTTAAGTTTGTGTCATCTTACAATGACAACACACTGCCTGCTGACCAGACTCTGAGGAAAAGTCCTACAGACTTTGCTGACGTTTTTGGAGACTGTGATGATTCTCCTGAGGTAGGAACCTTTTTCAAATGA